The genome window TTGGCAGTTAGCTGACGTTAGCTAAGCTAGCTAATCACTTTAACAAGCTGCAGTGTTACCTGATACTACCGCGCCGCTGTCCATTGCAGTgctgtaaaatgtaaacaacattGTCTGAAAGCGCTTGGACCAGAGGAGCATAGCACAGTCCGGCATCCAACATTCAAAGGTATGTGTTTCTTCTAGTTTTTCCTCCCTTCATGACTGCTATGCAACAACTTTTTAGAGCATCACCGCCCCCATCTGTGCAGGAGTGGCTTCATTTGTTATGCCAGGAAAAACGTATGTCTGTAGTCAGTGGTTAAAACACTCCGATATTTTCATTTACTCAGtggtgcaaagtaactaaatacttttactcgagtactgtACTTAAGCACACATTAGAGGTACCTGTACTTTACCCGACTTTTTCCAGtttattctactttatactaactctactacattttggaagccagtgttgtactttttactccactaaatttATTGTACAGATTTATTTAGTAGTTTctttataaattcagattttgacacAGGGAAactctgtttaaatgtttatttggtAAACATTAAACTATCCAACATTATTTCAATAACTAAAACCATGACTGGGTTAACAAAATGTATTGGCAACCGTTCTGCTAATAAGTGTTTCGTTAAAGAATATGTCACAGTTTCAGCTTCTTGAATGTGaagatttacttttaaatattataatatatttagttttctctGCAGTGAGTACTTTCACTCCTAATACTTTAACTAGCTAGATTTAGAAATTGGCAATGattttcacaaaaaaaccttttccCTTGATATTTTATTCAATCGACAAGagaattgttttagttttaaagagTTTATTGTGGAGGAAATGTTGGTAAGGTAGGGTGAATGATCAGCATGCATTGTGCATTAGGCAGGTATGTAGGGTTATTTTAGCTCCACAAATAAACAGAGTTTCCTTAGAACAAAAAGGCGCTGGTACACAAATATTGCAACAACTTGACATCAAGACTGTGCACAACAGTAAAATCGCCTAAATCTATCCTTCATACTTCATTAATTCTTTCAAAATCTGCAACTTCTCCACAAACAAAACCTTTTCTGACAAATCAAGTGTTTATACTTCACTTATAGACTTAAATAAACGTTATGTTTCATCCTCACTCaagcttttttatttgcctCAAAACCAAGTACAGAGCAAAATAGAAGCATGACCACATTTCATATACACTTTCAGTTATCCACACTGAGGGATTCAAAGTCATGAATATAACAGTTAACTGTAAGCTCTTCTGTTGTGTGCATGCTAACGTGTTTGCAAGCAttcatgcatgcatgtgtgcatatgCAAAGTCACTGTTATCACAGTATGGATGTTTTTTCACAGCTCGTCGGTCTCTCCATCGAAGGGCACAGCATCTGTCTCCATATGAATGGTGCCCGGTTCACCGCTGCCCACCCAGCCAATAGGAGTGCGGTTGAAGGAAGGCCGGCAGCCGATGTCATGCTGGTACACCACCGCCGGTTCAGGCTCCTGCTTGGCCTCAGGTTCTGGCATCTGGAATTTCAAGAACTGATTGGCCTTCTCGAAGCCACCAAATGGCATGGCAGACCTAGCAAAGCAAGGTGAGAGGATTATTGAAGCCCCTTCTGTCACAGAACACCTACAAAGTCAGGCCTTGAGAGACGTACCTGTTGAAGCTTTTGTACTTGCGCAAATCCATTGGATGACAAGGACCAGGCATTCCACCTTTAAGAGTCGCTACCAGAATTTCATCCCCCTTCATTGCCTTCTCCCAAGGCGACACGTATGACTTCAACATAAGCAGCTTCTTAGATGCATCATCAGTTCCACCTCCTGTGAAGAAAATATCCACGACTAGAGCATAACACAGACAAAACAGAATCCTcctaaaataacaaataaaacatggtaCCTACCTTTAAGTGGAGACCACtcactctctccttctccttttccgcCTTCTTTCCCATGGTCGCCTCCACCctgtcctcctgctcctcctcctgcacctgCTCCTGCACCTTTGCTTCCAGGCTTGGGAGGAGGCACTGGAGCTCCTCCTTTTCCGTGCATCCCAATAAAATTCAGTCCAGCCTGTTTGCTTACAAAATGTCCACCAACATTTATGATGTCACCTCTCATCTGACCTCCCAGAGAGGGAACAAACTTTTGGAGGTCGTCCTGAAAGAAAAATCATCGATATATTAACAACGTGACAGGATTAACAAAGATTTGCTTTCATAGTGTTATGTTTCTACAGCcataatatgaatacaaatgctATCGAATTAGGACAGATTAATGTTATAAAGTGACCAGAATTGATATATTTCTTCAAACGTTGCAATATGTTTCTCGGTTGAattttgtgtcatatatttataattttttcttttgaaattaaTCGTATTTTGTCATCCCCTTAGACTTTGATCTCACCATAGACTCACTGCAGAAGAGGTCAGGGTTGTTCTCATAGATGAACTGATCGACTCTCTTCTGCCTCATCCTGAACATCTTGGAACCTTTGTTGTTCTGCAGGGAAAGCTCCTCCAGCATGATGTCTTTGGGAGACCTGATCTTTGTTCCCAGGTCGAGCTCGGCCTCTGGATCTGACTCATACTCTATAGGTAAGAGATATTTGAACAAATAAGCGTTACATTTACAAACCTCTTAATGTGGAACTAAATGTTACCAAGTAGTCTGGATGTTTCTTTAGTGACATGAAAGTCacaaaaaacatcttttaaGTTATCTATTTATGTTTCCATGAAAGAGCGGCAGTTAGCATATAAAACATTTGGTTTCATATTCACGTAACTTTAAGCCAGCCTTACCATCCTGAGTGATATGTGTTAGGTCAGTTATGATCTTGGCGAGATTTTTGCGCTTGTTTTGCGGGGCAGGTTTTCCCAGAGGCATGACTGGCGGATCTGGAAGAACAGGGTGTTAGCAGTAGCAATATTATCAAATGCAATGTATCATTCATCAGTGATAGAGGGTTATAAAAGTGGACCTCTTTCTCAAGAGACAAACGCAAGTAGCTTCTACAGAAAACATTTCGTTTTTTAGCATTCAATTTAATATGTATcacattgtttatttcaatatttgtaataaaagaaaaactaaagcaAACACTGTTTTTCAATGTAGCAACTTGAGGAACTTGTGCTTAATGTCGTTGATCCTCTTCGAAGGAATTAATTGATAGTAATTGGAGGGACTCTAAATCTTCATAGGTGCAGGTCCAGACACAGTTCAAATTCAATGACGGGagtgttattatattttgtttcgAGAAACATTCCactcaataaaacataaagaacatACTGCTATACATTTTCCTTGACCATGGCACAGACATATCTAgatctctctttagtgtcaccACCTACAGCATCAACAATCCCTGAAAGTGAATCCACGGGATCTGAATGTATCAGACACGCACACAGTTCGGAGGGGCCCTGCTCATTTTTCAAGTTCAAGGGAGATGCCAGTGCCCTCAGATTCCCCACATTCCCAAGTGACGAGTGTCTGCTCCAAAGGAAACATATATCTTAATGTTTGTTTCAGATCTGTTGGGGGACACAACACCTGTACACAGACTGAGACAACATTAACCAACTCAAATTGTGCTAGTGCTAGTGCTATTCTGCTGCAGCAGAGGTGAAGACCTCATGATCATAAAATAGCGTCTGATCATATTCCCAAAACTGCGGCCTGCATCGGAACATGTAGAAGGGGAAACTGAGGGCATTACTTTACTCTCTCATATGTCGTGAGACTGCTCATCATTAAATCATACAAACATTAACAACCCTAAATCAGTAGGGGTTTGGACTGGGAacgtagggtcgccggttcaagtccccaaacagacttaaaatatggaaagtggactgctacttggagaggtcccagttcacctcctaggccctgctttggtgcccttgagcaaggcaccggacacctccaattgcccctccccattgctccccgggtgctgcacaacagctgcccactgctcctagtactaggatgagttaaatgcagaggaccaatttcactgtgtgtgctctgctgtgtgcatgtatgtgacaaataaagagggtttcatcctccgattctattctattctattcttaCAACCTGTGGCTCCTTCCTTTTCTAAGGATATGCATCTGGTGTTTTAcatatagtttattttttaacagtttctTGTCTCCTTATCAGATAGGCACCTTCAGCTCTCAACAGTTTCTTTAAGCTCCAGTCACATAGCAAAACATCACATCTACTGACTGTAACTCAATCCACTGCAGCTATTTTTAACTGCTCTTTCAAGCCAAGACATTTAAGCGACATGTAATGCCGTCATTTGGCTATCAAATAGGTTTGACACAACCCTAAGGACACAACTCAAACCTCCCGAAAACAATTCTGAGTGAATGTTTGGATCTCTCTCAAAGCACAAGTGACATCTCGAGTTACTGTTACTGTTAATGTGAAGGGTTCTGGACACTGTTATAGTTGCCTTAAATAATTATGAACTTAACCTTGCGCTCAGATTTACCTCCCCCCTGACAGAGATTGGTAACACCATATCAAATCTTAGCAACGCCCACCAAGAGGGATAGTCAGCACATTCACCCTTTGCTCTGGTAATTTTAAAACGTAcgatgaaaatgtaaaagcagcaAAGTGAATCCTTAACCCTTTATCTCTTCATCATTGGGGAAATCAAAAATAGTTCAATCAAAAGCAAAGCTATAATCTGGTTACTGAGTTTTGAGCTCCTCTTAGATTGTATTCCCTGAGCTCAGCTGCTCAACCCAAAAATCTTATGATTGGGAACATCTTAATTGCCTCTCTCCATTTTTGTAGTAGCCAGAATTCAAATCCAAGCTGTATTAGTATAACAAAGATCACCGATGGGATGCAAATCCACTCACCGGGTTATTGTTGCAATCCAGGGAGGAGACACAGACCTATAAATACcaaacagagaagaggagactcAGGGCCCGATGCTGGTGATCTGGATCACACGTTTACAAATCCCTAAGTGCCTCTGAACCTGCGTATGGCTATAGACCCAGGTCCAGGGAAGTGCAAAACCCACCCTTCACTCAGATGGAAGATCTTTCAGAGGGATGGGGGTGTGGGTAGCAGCAGTGTTGGTGTCAagacgggaggaggaggaggaggaggtttggATAGGGCTTGGGGGGGCTAAGGACGGGGGGAAAAGTCTCTGTTGGCCAGCTGAAAGTGCTGATGGGGATATTAAGGGAACAAAATCATTCTCGCAGATGGTTCAGAAGCCTATATTTAGTAGCAAATAACGAGGGGAACAGAACTCAGCTATAAGATCACCTCAAAGGACTCTGGGGGCTGTTTAGTGGTACACACAAGTACACAGTGCAACGTTAATGCTTGTATATTAAGGACCTGAcagtttgtatttcaaaataagggTTAGCTTCTTTACTCCCTGCATTACTCTAACCTGACAGTAGAttgtcacattttcattttctttgaagTGTTAAGTTACTGGACATGATGGGCGTGTGAGAAATAGAGTTCAGAAACTCTAACAATGTTGGCATGGCTTTATCAGATTGTGCAAGTGAATGCAAGGCACAGAGCATCACGAGAACAATAACCAATGTAGGCAACATGTCGTGTCCTGTAGTATCCTCTGCCATTTGTTCATAATACAAGCATTTAAAACTGTGCAACCTTAAAGCCGGAAGAATTTCAAAAGTTTTGAGTGGCAATCACGTGTCCAAATTTCCGCAGCACAACCCCCTCGCCCAGTCGCTCTGCAAATTCCCAGAAGCTGGACGATAATCTCTGTCACCTCAAATCTTGTGATGTTTCTACTCCACTAGTTTATTCGCAAAATTTGGTATATTCCTATGATGTAAAAAAAGACTGATaataatctgaaaaataatgCATAACCTACATATCAATGAGGTATCATGTGATATTGTTTACTGCCAAAATGTTTATATCTTTTATGTTTCAgaatttttatatttatactttgtacAATATATTTCAATAGAAGTAGTTAAGTAGAAATCATAATTAAAGCAAGGACCTGGCAATATATATTTGCTTCTATAAATATTCCCTATATAGAGCCCTGTGAGTGTGCAGGCTGGCAACAAGATGCCTTTCTGACTGCATGCTCGGACATGACTCCACAGCACCACTCACTGGCAGATGTTTaataatggaaatgtgtcttgAAAAAGATCACTTTGTGTCTGATCGACATTGCTGAATTAGGTCCTAAAATTGCgttttctctgttttccctGCATACTCTTAAGACCCCACCCAGGGACTTTCATGTACCATACAAAGGTGTGTGCAGAATCTATTCGGCTCAAAACAGAATGCAGTTGTTTTTTGCATGAACAAATAAAGGCAATTGGAGGCTTTAAAGCCCCCTATTTGCTGAGCTTATACATTGAAGTGGATTATTAAGTTTATAAATATTTTGACAAGCAACATTTCACCAGAGTGTAGATGatgtgtgctttttttattatggATCCAGTTTGACTTTTGCTCAGGACACCGTGTTTCATAAGGCCTGACATGTCTGCAGAAAAACTTTTCCCAGGTTACTATTGACACAAATGCCTCTGTACCTATCAGGGTCAGACCtccataaaaaaagaacatgattCAAAAAGTCAGGGgagtaaattacatttaagaTTCATTCGATTATAGCCAatctgatttctttatttttagtaTCTTGTCTTGGATGCTCCTCGCTCTCTCCTCCCTTAATTATATATTAACAGACTGGATATTGTGAATATTGTAATTCTATTCTGCATCAAAATGTGACGGATCCAACATAATATTGAAATGAACCTTGAAGAATCCAATAGGCATAATGCTCCtttgctttctgtttgtttagttattaatattatttgaatACTAAGTACTCAAAACAGTCATCAGAACCAGGCTCAACCAGCTTGTCAGAAGTGTATGTTTCCATAAATCA of Eleginops maclovinus isolate JMC-PN-2008 ecotype Puerto Natales chromosome 22, JC_Emac_rtc_rv5, whole genome shotgun sequence contains these proteins:
- the myoz1a gene encoding myozenin-1a gives rise to the protein MPLGKPAPQNKRKNLAKIITDLTHITQDEYESDPEAELDLGTKIRSPKDIMLEELSLQNNKGSKMFRMRQKRVDQFIYENNPDLFCSESMDDLQKFVPSLGGQMRGDIINVGGHFVSKQAGLNFIGMHGKGGAPVPPPKPGSKGAGAGAGGGAGGQGGGDHGKEGGKGEGESEWSPLKGGGTDDASKKLLMLKSYVSPWEKAMKGDEILVATLKGGMPGPCHPMDLRKYKSFNRSAMPFGGFEKANQFLKFQMPEPEAKQEPEPAVVYQHDIGCRPSFNRTPIGWVGSGEPGTIHMETDAVPFDGETDEL